A region from the Dendropsophus ebraccatus isolate aDenEbr1 chromosome 1, aDenEbr1.pat, whole genome shotgun sequence genome encodes:
- the GDF9 gene encoding growth/differentiation factor 9, with the protein MKKLYKMSATKEGVPRVHKNAEYNTVRLFTPKTECEPGSRLETKGLLKPQDMTFNVDSVSILEQNLRSVLLYSVNKQYSSSNITCICAIEIANGKLANPICPRVLNTFEFQPRKRQRWVEIDVTTFLQPFVSSRQIIHLSVNLTCLWNKHHHIFEIVGALQMTRSPPCLLLYLNDTSDKAYHRRKMHVEPLNWSRENILSHLNDLQDNTPTTKVSRQRRGQDVEMNGPTVESMAYNFSKLFKEFVYHQNECELHKFRLSFSQLNWDKWILAPHRYSPDYCKGDCPRLVGHKYGSPVHTIVQNIIYEKVDSSIPRPSCVPSEYRPMSVLTIEPDNSIAYKEYEDMIATRCTCR; encoded by the exons ATGAAAAAACTGTACAAGATGTCAGCCACCAAGGAGGGTGTACCCAGAGTGCACAAGAATGCTGAGTATAACACGGTCAGGCTGTTCACTCCAAAGACCGAGTGTGAACCAGGCTCAAGGCTGGAAACAAAAG GACTTCTGAAACCTCAGGACATGACTTTTAATGTTGACAGTGTATCCATTTTGGAGCAAAACCTTCGATCTGTCTTGCTTTACTCTGTTAACAAGCAATATTCCTCCTCAAACATAACCTGCATTTGTGCCATAGAAATTGCCAATGGGAAACTTGCTAACCCAATCTGTCCTAGAGTCCTGAATACGTTTGAATTCCAGCCCCGGAAGAGGCAGAGATGGGTTGAGATTGATGTAACCACTTTCCTTCAACCATTTGTTTCAAGCAGGCAAATTATTCATCTGTCTGTTAACCTGACATGCCTTTGGAACAAACATCACCACATTTTTGAGATTGTGGGAGCTTTACAAATGACAAGGTCTCCTCCGTGTCTTCTTCTGTATTTAAATGACACAAGTGACAAGGCCTATCACCGAAGAAAAATGCATGTGGAGCCTCTTAACTGGTCTAGAGAAAACATTCTTTCACATCTTAATGATCTGCAGGATAACACACCAACAACTAAAGTGTCTCGCCAGCGTAGGGGCCAAGATGTTGAGATGAATGGACCAACTGTAGAATCGATGGCATACAATTTCAGCAAGCTTTTCAAGGAATTTGTGTACCATCAAAATGAGTGTGAACTTCACAAGTTTCGGCTTAGTTTCAGTCAGCTGAACTGGGACAAATGGATCCTGGCACCACATCGTTACAGTCCCGATTACTGTAAAGGAGATTGCCCTAGGTTGGTGGGCCATAAGTACGGCTCTCCAGTGCACACCATAGTTCAAAATATAATCTATGAAAAAGTGGACTCGTCAATTCCTCGACCCTCTTGTGTCCCATCTGAATATCGACCTATGAGTGTCCTTACAATTGAACCTGATAATTCTATTGCGTATAAAGAGTATGAAGATATGATTGCAACCAGATGTACATGCCGTTAA